DNA sequence from the Vicia villosa cultivar HV-30 ecotype Madison, WI linkage group LG3, Vvil1.0, whole genome shotgun sequence genome:
caacacaacaacatccTTCACAGACTCGTTCCTTTGCTTGGAAGACATAAACAAATCTCTCTCAATATCGGTTTCAAGAAATATACCCATCTTATCAAAATAGTTGATATAAACATAGGTATATTCCAAAAAGTTTATCCCAAGAATAACATCATGTTGATCTAAGGTAAGACACACTAAATCAATCCCAAGGTCTCTACAAAAAATACTCAAcgaacaattcaaacacacatatGAAGTAGTCACTGAATCCATAGCAGGAGTATCAATGACCATACTTCCACGCATATCAGACAACATAAGATTTAATCTCTTAacgcaatccaaagaaatgaaagaatgtgtcacGCCAATatcaataatagaaattaaaggtGTACTATTAATAAAGCACGTACTTATGATTAGTCTATCCTCGACAGCAGTCTCGGAACCAGATAGAGCAAACATTTTTCCTTTTAGCTTGTTCCTTCTTCGACTTGTCACACTTAGTACTATTGTGCCCTtgctcaccacagttatagcaagtcaTACTCGCACCTCCTTTATAATCATGAGCTTTGTGACCTagcttgccacacttgaaacatttcagTTTAGCACATGTGCACTCAGAAGCACGATGTCCTTCAACACCACACCTGTAGCACCTAACTAGAGTAGGAGCTCCTCCCCCACTCGGCTTCCTGTCATAACCAGCTTTTTGTTTCCCTTTATCAGCATATGGCTTTCCTCTGATTTGGCCTTTCCCTTTCTTATCATTCAAATACTTATAGTGAGAAGCACTAtctctactatcctcatcatagatCCTATTCTTGTTAACCTACTCAAAAAATCGTGAAATTTGTTAATGGTTATAGCCTTATTGATCTTAGGTCTCAAACCACTCACAAACTTAAGACACTTATACCTCTCAGCATTAGCAGTGTTGTAATGAGGACAAAACTTAATCAACTTCTGAAACTTTACAGCATactctgcgacaattctattacCCTGCTTCAGCTCAAGAAACTCAACTTCTTTTTTCCCACACACATCCCCTGAATAATACTTCTCCAAAAATGAATCTCGGAAAAGATCCCAACTAACCTCAATCCCATCTTCATCAAACTTGTGAATAGTGTTACCTCATCAATCCTCAACTTCCTTCTCAAGCATATGGGTGCCAAACTGCATCTTTTGTGCATCCGTACAATTCATGACCCGAAAGATCTTCTCGATCGCCTTCACCCATGCTTGTGCTTTGTCAGGTTCATGATCTCCCTCAAAGATTGACGGATTGTTCCTCTAGAACTTCTTCAAAGCACGAAACTCATCCTCCTCTCTGTTACCAACATTCATATTTGGAGCCTGCCCAATAGCACCAGCCAACATCGTCAATGTCTCAGTAATAGCATTATCATTCCTTCTTGCAACCATTGTCCTAATAAATCCAATCAACCAACAATCCACATCAAACAAACAATAATGATTGTGTCACAAAcataaatcaaatacaaaaggaaaataaacatattaataaCATGTCCAACTAaccgaccatgctctgataccattaatgtaagaccccacaaaaatatatttaataatcagagtaaattaGCATACATATCAAAAGAGAGTGTCACATGTATGTTAATACCAACACAAATACACCTAGTCATGCTCATAACACACGTTTAAATTCATGTTTCATACACTAACACATGCATATCAAAACGGAATAATTATCTTTTCAAATGACACCACTAATTGAAATTTCATAATAGAAAACCATGCATTAAAACATTAGGCACCAAAGACCAACCATCATATAATCTTAATACATCATAATATAAAAGAGAGTATAACAAACATCTCTTAAAACAAACTTGAGTTCAAATGTTTCCTCGTGTTACATAACCAAAGCATGACTCActacctagaataaggataaacAAAAAACTAGCTCCTCTGACTAATCCTTGCAAGCAAAACACCACTATTCTTCGGTACCTGAGTGATGTCGTAAAAAACATCAttccaacagaagggtgagaattcatatcattatAGAAATATATCATAATAAGtaatacataacatacatacatcaaccgaattcatcacacttcatacattcatgcatttaacatttttttaaacataatttatatgTTTACATATACAACAGAGTTCACCAATTCAGGATACCAAAATAATCAATCACAATTACCACCAATGTACCATTCACACAGATATCAcataagaaaacaaattatatttCACATTGACACATGTGACTCCaatgtgactctatgcaatatgcatgtggtaccaatttttACCCTTAGTGGTATCACTGCATCCACCTCCAAGACAGATAACcaccaaaaataattttttcccCTAAGCTTCAAATCCATCTCCAAAGTTTGGGACAAGTCACTAACTTTCACGAAACTAACAAACATTGCCTCTTGAGTCTTGACAATAAAAGATTCATTTGCAATTACCAACAATTATATGAAATTAATACCATCTCCAAATCTTAATTATACAAGCATATATCAAATAATTCATCACATATGAATTATCTCACCTTTTGCACAAACATACATATATCATGTCATCATTCACATATGGAACACCTTCATAGCATTAACCAATTCAACACATCACAATTAACATATAGCAAACAATGCTAAAAAATGTTATTCTCAGCCAATTACAATTCCCAACTTACATATACACAAAATCAAGTGTTATGTTCACACAAAGAATCGTCTCAAAAACCATCCAAACCTATTATAAAAACTCCAGAAAATTCATGACAATTCGTGATAAATCAATTGCATACAACATCCAGTTCAGCTCATGAAAATATATAACTTTTCATCCCAGACCATGCTAAGCGCCTTATAGCCCACTAAGCCCACTCtcgaaaacccaaaaaaataaattgttttggACAGTCTCGGTTTTCCTACGATTTTCACCATTATAACTCATCCAAACAACCATATTTCATGAATCAAAAGCATTATAATATATATTCCTCCTGTAGCATCAAATACCAACATGAAAACATGATTCAAACATCAATTTCATAGATTTTCAATCAAAACCTACGCATGTCAAAACCTAGAAATTGAAATCCCATATCCTAATACATGTTGCTacccattacatacatcatatatcCCATAATCAAATGgaaactcacccttaccttagatgTAGATCTTCTTCTAGGgttccctcttcttctattctctttctcttctttctccttttttttcctcTCCTCTTGATTTTCTTCCTTTCTCTttctaatttctatttttcttgttttatcaAAACCCTTACTAACACAAATTCCACGAATGGGGTTACTAACACATACCCCCACCTTTTCTCATCCCATTATTATAACTAGGCCCAATTACTCATTTCTATTATTTTTACACCCAATGATCCAACACACATATAACACATATgttcacaaaatcacacaattaattaattactatatcttataataattaataaaaataagtaattaataaaataactagtaaataaaaaaaatggggtgttacacatcaTCTACGCGAATGTGGATTAGGCTCTGCCCGACGGTGGGCCAACTCCATACCCAGTCCAAAACACTTACCAAAGACAATCTTCCTCTCCCCCTCGGTTCTAACATCCACTAGCCAACGGATCTTAGTAAACCTCTTTAACTGCTTCTTTGATGATGCGTCACGAGAAATGATATCTCCACATAACTAAAATCCTTGTagaaatacatcatttatttcttCAAGTATAACTCTTCTAAGGGGAGGTCTTCTTCCTTGAAATGTAAGATTTCGTCCCCATCAAGAAATAAGTATGGCTCTAGAACTTACAAAATAAATTTGTATATATCTATGAAGGCCCATGTTCTATTTTTCATATCTTTGCAAGAGCATTTACATTAAGGGGGTAGCCAAAAAGAAGTTACCCTTGAATATTTCACACTGTTAGAATATGGAGATCTTCCTCAAATCAAACCTAAATTGCGTGTGTGATTTGTCGTAGTTTTTTGAGTCTTTAAAAGATAGAAAAACATATTCATAGTCAGCTTACCCCTTTATAATCACACTAATATTGGAAAACCTTGAAAAACACCCGCTCAATATATGCAATTGCGAAGGGACAATCATTAAGTGGTTCATAATACTGATCTCGAAATCATTAAATGGAAGATGAAAGTCTATGAGTGAAAATAAGCACCCGTTAAATGGGATGAGACACCCGTCATATTCGTTGCGCATCATCTTATCTCCATTCGGTGGAAACACTCCCCAGTTAGATGAACAACCTACACCAGTCGAAGCATCGTCTGGGCCACCCTCGCAGGCGAAAGCGAAGACGATCTCCAATATTTCTCAGTCCACCCAATCGGCTAAGATATATTTCTTCACTTTCCTAGTCATAGTTAATGCATTCTCCATAATTAGAAGCACTATAGAGAAGAGCCTGATACATACACTATAGGATAAGCAAGAAAGGTCATACACAAATCCTCATATTAGAAAGTGCCAGCAGTAAAAGAAATCTCTCGAAAAGAAAAATAGAGGTATCAAAAGCTCATTATCTAAGGAACTCTAGGAAAAGAggcaaaatcaagaaaaaacatTACTTTATCATAACGAGAAATGATCGATCGATCATGCATGCCAAGTGCCAACGAGCGAAGATCTCGTATGAACTTGAACAAAGTTGGAACGGTGAAGCTCGCGAGAAAAAAtgacaataaaagaaaaaaggattCTTTTTTGCAGGTCGCTAATGGCATGAAGTGGGCAAAATGGTGCTTCAAAGATATCTTATAGGAAACTCGTCCATTAAAGGTCGTGTGATTAATTGATCACCATCAACGGTTGAGAATTCAGCGCAATTTGTTAAAAATACTCTCAAGTGTCCTAAGGAAACATCATCATCAGCTAACATAGGGACACACATCATTTATTCCCAGCAAAAAAGTTACCTATTACGAGAAAGGTGTTGAATGTGCTTGTTCCCTATGATAATGACGTCCCATCAAAGCCTTTCCCTTTTCTGAATAAAGTGGATGGTTGGAGCACGTTTGGCAAACCCCCATCTTGCATAATAGAGACAAAAGCTTGGGAGAAACTGTTCCGGGTCATTTGTAAGGCCCAAGAAGAAAGGCCAAGTGATACAACGGGGGCAGTAACACGCACATAACATGTATACCATTTCTTCCCTAAAAACTAACGACTTGCCCTCTAGAGTTTTGCGTCCAAATCAATCAAATGATTGACCACAATCCACACTTCCTATTGTTAACAGTTTATCATATTTAAGAGGAAAATCACATCATTTCTCAAATAATCAGATTCATTTTCACTCACACAATTCTTCTCATTTCCTTACAATTTTAAGTGTTGTAGTGCTAACCTTGCTGATTTGTCCCTACTCCACTGTAACAAACTTGCTTCCTTGTTTATTGATCAACTATGATTTCATTACGAAACAACTTCACTTTGTTTTAGTTTAAGAGAAATGATATTGTTACAGTAATTTGTAACACTTACACCGTATTTTATACGGTTTgtttttttctatgtttttttctatgatatttaataataattttttattttttcttacacAACTAAAGCATGTCTAAGCCTCTAGGGTGTACTTTAGACGGTGTAGAGATACGGTGTTGGAATTTCAGTGTCAAAATAGCAGCCCTCTTAGTTTAAATATGTAACTTGTCCTtataaaatatactatttttttagttatagttcttgtaatttctttttgttggattttgatctttttaaataatttctaaatctatcatttatttttgtaaaccaaaatattatatatattacaaGGATCAATTTTAACATAAATAaccaaaatattatatatattacaaGGATCAATTTTAACATAAATCAATTTTGCAAACGATAAACacaaaaataagaacaaaatataaaataaataaataaattgtaataACAAAAACTTACATACTCTATAAACAAAGTATATTtacacttaaattttttttcccAGTGCAGCAACATCCAGTCATTCTGCAACCGTATCTTAATCTTTCACTTTATTGGAGAAATTTAATATGGTAATGAATATCATagaaattatacaaataaataaaggTCCATGTGTATAAAGTTTCATCACCAAGATTTCTACCAAAAACAAAAATAGAATTGCAGAAAACTTCCAAGCGTATGCAGCACTGTTATTTACTGAAATAAAGCTAGCTTACACACAAGTAACTTTATTCAGAAAGGAAAGATAGCTATGGATATATTGGATCAGTCCTAACACAAGTGCTATTTGTGTTTGCATATTGCAATAATATTCTAAAACAGCACACATGTATAACCACAAGTTAATCATTCTCTGGTAAATTGCGCATACAGTATTAATAAGCTTATTTGTTATCAAGAGTAGAGTAAAAATGGATTATCTACAATAATTTGGCGATTCAATAACTACCGCGTCTAAATCTTTAGCATATTCAATACCATAAAGCAAACGCTTCACAACTTATTATTGAACTCCCAAATTATTGGTAACTTTAAAACCAACCTAGCCCTCAATCTTTTTCAAAAGAATTGTTATAGCTTCTGTAACTTATGCCACAACCCATCTTTACTGTAAGCTCCAGCCGGCGCGTGCTTATGCTTATCTGGAAAGTTCACAGCATAGATAATGTTAGACTCAGTGATGAACTAGAGACATTGACTTTGGCATAGAAAATATGAAAACACATTTAAAACATTATTGTTTAATGGCATCAAGCAAGATATGTCAACATAAATAGTTACCTACTAGTGTGCAAGTGATGCAGTGCGCAATATTCCTACACTGTCATCATTGTCCAAACTGCAGTTGTTGAGAATAACCAAAAACCCTCTTAAGTAGAGGAATAAGGGCAATCAAAGCAATTTGAAGTTGTTCTGAACTATTTAATCGGATGCTTATTTGTCCAGCCCCACGATTGTTCAAATTGCCTCGCGCAATAAGGTTTGTATACCGTCCAACGGGAATTTGTGATTGTAAATTGCACCCAACAGCCAGATCTCCATGCCAGTCCATGACGGAGAGCCCGAGTGTTGATAATGAGCGTCCTAGAGGATGATTTTTATCTCTCAACTGGGCCTCCAAACTGCCACCATAAGCAATATCATCACGTCCGGTCATTGCACCACCAGCAATAACCAACTGGAATCGCTTATTAGCAATGAacttattttcaaatttaattccAGTTGACAAGGAATCACCCAAGAGAGTAAATGAGAGACCGGCAGTTCCCTTGTTTCtcctaaaattacaaaattttgtctCGCTACGTAACGTATAAGCTAAGTCTTTCCCAGCACTCTGCATATCAAAACCTAACGATGTTGCTTTCCCTTCTCCACACTTAACTGAAGTTGCCATTTCCATCTGAACACTAGCATCCTTTTTATCCTTGGTAACCTGACCACTAAAAGAGAAGGGTATCTTGTCTTTAAGAACAAACAGTCTTTCTGCATTTAAGCCTTCATAACCTACATCATGATCCCATCCATGAGTTTCTAGGACAGGTCTTACAAGCCACTGGTTGGATGAATCAAGAAAACGATACCGGTGAGTGGGAGTCTCAGAATCAAAGGAAGCTGGCAAGGACATATCTGGCATGGGAACAGGAACAGAAGCTGCACCACCACTTTCTTCCTCCAAATTTTCGTCATAATCATTTGGAAGGTCTTTCACTGATTTGGCCATTTCCTTCATCATCTTCCGTTGCTTTTTTTCATACTTCAACTGTTTCTTCATAAAGAGTTTTTCTCGGTACTCAACCTCGTCCAGATATGCATTTTTCTGAGCTCTAGAAAGGTTTCTGATCTGGGCTTTTGTCAAAGGTTTAAATGGTGGCAAGTCGTCAGGGTCGGTTTCATCACCAGAATCTGATGGTTCATCACGATCGTCATCGAGATTGTCCTCGTCACTAAATTGCTCCTCTGGCAACTTTAATTGCGGTCTTGACTGCAGAAGGGATGAAAGAAGATATGGTAACGGTTGCATTCTTGCACGGGCTGTGTAAGGTTTTTCAGGTGTACTGTCTTGTAACTTAAGAAGAGCATTTGCCTCAGCCAGGATTTTCGACGCAAAAGATAAGAGCAACAGATGAGGTTTCCAAACCTGGCCATTAGGCAACACTCTTTGGCCGGCCGTATTAATTCTGCATGCAGAGTGGTTCTCCACCAATGATATAGGATTCATGAGACGCATATCACCAGCTGCCTGTCGAATGGCTTGCTGCACAATATGAGAGCGCTGTGTGACAAACGTGTCATAACTGGAAGGAGTGCCATTAGGGCCTTCCGGTGGGGCAGAAGCGGCATGAGTCAAACCCACGATAGCATTGAACCATATGGATGGTCCAAAAACGTCGGTAATTGTGCGTAAGAGCGGCATATCACTAAGGTCTCGGCTCTGCATATCTAACCTATCAAGATACAGCACAATATCGGGTGGAGATTTCTTAATAAAATGCTTGACAGAGAGGAGGATCTTCTCATTATATCGCTGGTCTGACCAAGAAGGTAGAAGTCCTGGTGTATCAATGACCCGCACTTTAATACCCTGTACTGTTCCTACGACATCCTGAACCTTTTTTGTTCCTGTATGAAAAGCATCAGTATTAAATTTAACCTCGTCAAAGATAGAATTGATAGTTGCACTTTTCCCAACTCCTGTCTTTCCGAGAACCATTATTGTACAAGAGAAATCAAGTGGTTCTTGACCAACTGATTCAAGCTGCTCGGCCATTGCACTCGAACGATCAAAGCTAAAAGCGCCAACACGGCCCCCATTCCTCCCTCTGAGTTGTTCAGCCAGTCCTAATCTATATAGAACTTGTGCTACAACAACATTGTGGGGTGTCTGCCCAAGCCTATTAGCTAGCCTCAAAAACTTCACCCTAATCATTTGAAGTTTTTCTCGAGTCTCGTCATATTCCTCAGCCTCCGCAACGGAGGAGTCTTCCATTTTTCGGGACTGTGTATTAGATACCGTATAGTTCACCCGCGGCTCCTGCACCACCCGGGCAGCAGGTTCCAATAACGGAGCTGCAGACCCAAGGCCGGCAGGACGAACAAGAGGGGTGCTAGCCGCAACAGATTTTCCAGATGAGGAAACAGGCTCACGTATCTGTTCTTCAGCAATCTGATTGGTTTCCTGGTTCTCTGCATTATTCTCTGGTTTCTTTTTAGGTTCTTCAACAGAAGATAAGTTTTCATAATTTCCTTGGTTTTCTTCATTAGAGATCTTAGACGGGTAATCCTTGATACTTTGTTCGTCAATTTCAGACGCAGAAGACTGAACTATCTTATTGACAAAGGGATTTTCTGATAGACCAGCAGTTTCAATCACTGTTCTCTCCTCCACAGCCGGAGCAGATCCTCCTGCTTCACCAGCTGTTCCCTGATGCTCTGAATCTATTTCACCGTTAGCGTCCTTATCTTCATCATTCCTATAATCTTTGCATTCAATACTCTGACAATCAGATATTCCAATTTCTTTGCCATTTCTATCCTCATGAACTACATCAGTGCCAAGGGTTTCATCCTCCGTTTCAATAACTGTTTTATCAAGAGGCTCTAAACCTCCGTGAGCTGGATGTATGTGCACTTTATCATCTTGAATTTCATTATAAGGACCACCCGATTCATTACATTGTTCCTCTATTATTTTATCATCTCTGAGTTCTGTATTCAATCCACCCTCTTTCATATCCTCAGCATCAGCACCCTCTGAATATGTATGAAACCCATCGACATCATAATCCACATTATCTGTGCTCCCATTTTCAAAAAGCGTACAACCATTTTGTTTGGGGGTCACGTATTCAAGATCCTCATTTTCAAACCTCTCACTCGACAAACCAGAGTACCCATTCACCAAGTCATTTGCACCCTCATCAACAATCacttcaacttcctcttcatcctcCGACACTTCAACACGCCCATCAGCCTCCCCAATTGCCTCTAGAAAACTATCAAGTTCTTCCGCATCATCATCATCGTGAATTCCTTCAACCGAATCCGAAGGCAATACACTAACTACACCAACAGCATCCCCCTGATCATATAAACCCTTTTCCTCCTCGAAAACCTCCACTCCTTCAAAACTCTTCAACTCAGAAGACCCTCCTATACTCTCATTGGACACCCCAACATCAACCCTCTTCCTCTCCCCTTCATCATACCCACCACCATTATCCATCACAAATCTCCAAGTCGTTACAAAATCCTAGATTTAAGCGATTATCTATTAGGGTTTATATGATGAAGAAAAAAGAACTGAACTTTAAAAAGAACTTAGAATTAAATTCATATAACAAAAACAATAGCAAGAATTCAAACCTGTTTATGACCAGAAGAACAACGAACGAATTGAAGAGTATAACTGTTTCTGTCTCTCTATGTGTCTCTGTTTTACTTTGTTTGTGTTCTTCAGCGAGTGAATTTAGGATAAGGGGTAAGAAAGATCAACGGATAGGGATGAATCAAGAGATTAGATCTACGGTGGAAAATGTTGCATAGACATCATCGACTATAGAGTGTTGAATTTTGAATATAGAAAAAAGTGTTGGGATTTTTGATTTGAGTGCAAGTTGATTGGAGAATAAATAATTGCCCCGCCCAAAATATCAATTATTTAATTCACAGTTAGTAAGTTCTTGGAATTTAATAGGTGGAGTGTTCCCCATGACAATTTCTAATAATTGCAATCATACCCTTAATAATGCTACATCTAAATTCAACCAAATGCATAGAATCATATAAGTATGATCAATTGTCAAGTTTGGCTCATCACCTTAATAAAACGGACTCACAATGCACTTTACTTGATTCTATAAACTCAATTCAATTGATgaattttctataaataaataaaaattgaaatgcACTTTACTTGATTCTATAAACTCAATTCAGATTGATgaattttctaaaaaaacaaaatttgaaatgcACTTTACTTGATTCTATTTGTTTATGAGagtatttatttttgaatgtattttttctttaatattataGTTGATTATtcgtaaatttgtttttttattcctAGAGATTGATATGTTTATATTGTTACAAGGTATATTTATTGATATTTGAGTCGATAATGAATTGCATCATATATGAGAAATGATGTGTATAACTTCTACTATTTTGCAGGTTTTATCGCGCATATCTTATACTATTTTTTAGcagaaataatttaaaaattattctcTTAGACGATGTTAACTTCAATTTTTAAAGGAAGACAATTAGATTATGCTACTAGATAATTTTACTTTTTGATCATTTAAGAGATGgaaaaaagtttttatttttatttttatgagagACAAAATGATCATCACACAAAATGAATCTTTGTTCCTTCAACAACAGATAATGGTGTTAGATGAATTGAAACTTAGTTTCTTTTGGTTTAAGGTAAATGCACACAAATAGAACTTTGTTCATTAAATTAGAGGTGCTAGAATTAAGTGGAGTTTTAATCTTTCGATTAGATGAAATACCAAAAATTAGATATTCTTATTCTTTTTATGATTTGTTTTAGAATAAAAAAGATTATACGTTTATAAAACATTTGTTGATttactattttgattttttttaactgGTTTGTCATATCATtacaacttaattttttttctcaatatttaacaaaaaaaaagcaaTTGGGCTAAAAGAACGGTTTTTAAAAGACTAAGATATAATGTTTATTAAATAAGAGACTAAAGTAAAATTTTCAATTAAGTTAAGAGATCTTGTGTCTAACatagcttaaaaaaatatttaatttcctACGCTTTTCTAGAGTCCtaccttcatcatcatcttcttcaaaatttctcTTCAATGTCAAAAGTTTTTTTAGCAGTGCTTCTATGTCAAATAATCAAAGTTTTGGAATATTTGAATATATAATTAGAAGAAACAAGAGGATGACGTGTTTTTGCCAATAGAAATGTGCTATTCGCACTTATGACGGATATGAACAGTTTGAACTTTGGGAAAAAGTTTTGGAGTTGtagaaattacaaaaaaatcacaTGGAAAAGGATTGTAACTTTTTCAAGTGGTTAGATGATGAAATGGATCTGAAAATTGAaagacaaaagaagaaaaaaaattaaattgaagaaTGAGGTTGTCTACACAAAAAAGATGATTGAAAATGCCAATGGTGATTGAGAATTTTAATTTAAGGGTGAATATAGTGATTTTAACCATGAATTTTCAATAGGGTCATTTTAAAGACTATGTTGGTTTAATGTCATGAGAAAATTTTGTAAAAGCTGTGATGGTTTATTGTCACGAGCAAATTATGTAAAAGTTGTGTTGATTTAATGAAACTCGGTTATAATGTTGATTAAAGCAGTTATAACTCTGCTACAACTCTCATTTATAAAGTCTAAAGATTGGTaaaatcaatgttttaaaaaccgaatcAGAGAAAGAACCGTTAAAACATACGGGTCATGGTTCAATCGGTACAACCGGTTAAAccgtatattaaatttaaactaagaaaataaataaatatattattaaatatcctaataaaattaatttatatcataatttataaaataaaattctcatataAATACGATACTGATAAACAAACTTACAAAATAACAAGAATGCAATGTAAAATCCAATAACAAATCATAAAATTAGTTAAGgatcaatatttatatatttgtctAATTTCTTAACTCGAAGCCATAAAGTATTCATCAGTATAAATTTTC
Encoded proteins:
- the LOC131657651 gene encoding uncharacterized protein LOC131657651, whose amino-acid sequence is MVARRNDNAITETLTMLAGAIGQAPNMNVGNREEDEFRALKNWDLFRDSFLEKYYSGDVCGKKEVEFLELKQGNRIVAEYAVKFQKLIKFCPHYNTANAERYKCLKFVNKNRIYDEDSRDSASHYKYLNDKKGKGQIRGKPYADKGKQKAGYDRKPSGGGAPTLVRCYRCGVEGHRASECTCAKLKCFKCGKLGHKAHDYKGGASMTCYNCGEQGHNSTKCDKSKKEQAKRKNRLNLMLSDMRGSMVIDTPAMDSVTTSYVCLNCSLSIFCRDLGIDLVCLTLDQHDVILGINFLEYTYVYINYFDKMGIFLETDIERDLFMSSKQRNESVKDVVVLLALMATMDIFNKIEMGDLPMVRDFPEVFPKDVSGLPPEHEMEFMIELVPRTSPISMVPY
- the LOC131660479 gene encoding translocase of chloroplast 120, chloroplastic-like, whose product is MDNGGGYDEGERKRVDVGVSNESIGGSSELKSFEGVEVFEEEKGLYDQGDAVGVVSVLPSDSVEGIHDDDDAEELDSFLEAIGEADGRVEVSEDEEEVEVIVDEGANDLVNGYSGLSSERFENEDLEYVTPKQNGCTLFENGSTDNVDYDVDGFHTYSEGADAEDMKEGGLNTELRDDKIIEEQCNESGGPYNEIQDDKVHIHPAHGGLEPLDKTVIETEDETLGTDVVHEDRNGKEIGISDCQSIECKDYRNDEDKDANGEIDSEHQGTAGEAGGSAPAVEERTVIETAGLSENPFVNKIVQSSASEIDEQSIKDYPSKISNEENQGNYENLSSVEEPKKKPENNAENQETNQIAEEQIREPVSSSGKSVAASTPLVRPAGLGSAAPLLEPAARVVQEPRVNYTVSNTQSRKMEDSSVAEAEEYDETREKLQMIRVKFLRLANRLGQTPHNVVVAQVLYRLGLAEQLRGRNGGRVGAFSFDRSSAMAEQLESVGQEPLDFSCTIMVLGKTGVGKSATINSIFDEVKFNTDAFHTGTKKVQDVVGTVQGIKVRVIDTPGLLPSWSDQRYNEKILLSVKHFIKKSPPDIVLYLDRLDMQSRDLSDMPLLRTITDVFGPSIWFNAIVGLTHAASAPPEGPNGTPSSYDTFVTQRSHIVQQAIRQAAGDMRLMNPISLVENHSACRINTAGQRVLPNGQVWKPHLLLLSFASKILAEANALLKLQDSTPEKPYTARARMQPLPYLLSSLLQSRPQLKLPEEQFSDEDNLDDDRDEPSDSGDETDPDDLPPFKPLTKAQIRNLSRAQKNAYLDEVEYREKLFMKKQLKYEKKQRKMMKEMAKSVKDLPNDYDENLEEESGGAASVPVPMPDMSLPASFDSETPTHRYRFLDSSNQWLVRPVLETHGWDHDVGYEGLNAERLFVLKDKIPFSFSGQVTKDKKDASVQMEMATSVKCGEGKATSLGFDMQSAGKDLAYTLRSETKFCNFRRNKGTAGLSFTLLGDSLSTGIKFENKFIANKRFQLVIAGGAMTGRDDIAYGGSLEAQLRDKNHPLGRSLSTLGLSVMDWHGDLAVGCNLQSQIPVGRYTNLIARGNLNNRGAGQISIRLNSSEQLQIALIALIPLLKRVFGYSQQLQFGQ